From bacterium:
GGCCAGGTAATCGGCAAGAGTCCAGGTTATGTCTGTGCTAATGTGCATGCGACTATTTCTGGTAAAGTAATTGAGATAGGTCAGATGCCACATCCTGTTCTTGGTAGTTGTTTGGCTATTACCATTGAATCTGATAATGAAAATAAATGGGTAGAATTAGAATCTCACCGTGATTGGGAAAGATTTCCGAAAGAAAAATTACGCGGCATAATCAAAGAGGCAGGTATTGTTGGTTTAGGGGGTGCTGGATTCCCAACCCATGTAAAATTATCTCCACCAGAAGATAAACCTATTGATACGATTATATTGAATGGTGCTGAATGTGAACCATATCTTACTGCAGACCAACGAATTATGATAGAAAGGGCTAAAGATATAACCGTAGGGTTGAAAATTATTATGAAGGTATTAGAGGCTAAAAAGGCACTTATTGCTATTGAAATAAATAAACCTTCTGTCCTATCATTAATGGCAAAAGCGACTAAAGAGGAAAAAAATATCAAGGTAATTCCACTTCAAACAAAATATCCACAGGGTGGAGAAAAACAACTTATTAAGGCGGTATTATCTCGTGAGGTGCCATCAGGGGGGCTTCCTTTAGATGTGGGTGTCGTTGTGCAAAATGCCGCCACAACATTAGCCATTATGGAAGCAGTTATTTTAGGCAAACCGCTCATAGATAGAATAGTCACAGTCACGGGGTTAGCTATCAAAGAACCACAAAATCTACGAGTAAGGATTGGCACTTTATTCCAAAATGTCATAGATGCCTGTGGTGGTTTTGATAAAGAGCCAGGAAAAATAATTATGGGTGGGCCAATGATGGGACTATCTCAAAAAAATACTGAAGTGCCAGTGATAAAAACTACCTCTGGAATCTTAGTTTTGCCTAAAAAAGAAACCAGAATATCATCTCACCGCGACTGTATTAGATGTGGTCGATGTATTGAAGTCTGCCCAATGCGATTGATGCCTAATATGCTTAGTATCCTGGTTGAACGAGGAAGATTTAATGAGGCTAAAGATTATCACCTGTTAGATTGTATAGAATGTGGTTGCTGTGGGTATGTATGTCCGTCTAATCGCTCATTAGTGCATTTTATTAAATTAGGTAAGTTTAAGATAAGTAAGAAGTAATTTACAATGAAAAGGTAGAAAAAATGGATAATAAAATTAAAACTCTTAAAAGATATTTTAATGGAAAGGAGGAAGTATTACTTGCATTTATCTTTGGCTCAAGGGCTAAAAAAACTCAAAATGTATCCTCTGACTGGGATATTGCGGTCTATTTTAATCCTTATCAAGACGCAGAGATAGAAACAAAAAATGATTATCCCTTAGAAAATAAGATTTGGGCAGATATAGAAAGAGTTTTATGCTCTGATAATGTTGATTTATTGATTTTAAATAGGGCAAAACCATCTCTTGTCTTCTCTATATTAAATTCTGGAATTCCACTTGTCATAAAAAATAGAAATCTTTATTTAAAACTTTTAATTAAAACCCATTATGAAGCGGTTGATTTCTGGAATTTTACAAAGGAGTTTTTTGAAATAGGGCAAAGGGCAAAATCGTTATCTGAAGAAGATAAATCTCTTTTAAGAGAACATATTAGATTTTTAGAAAACGAATTTGAGGATT
This genomic window contains:
- the rsxC gene encoding electron transport complex subunit RsxC, producing MDVLTFKGGIHPRDEKVWTQDKVIREMSLPGKVVIPLRQHIGAPCELCVAKGDEVKTGQVIGKSPGYVCANVHATISGKVIEIGQMPHPVLGSCLAITIESDNENKWVELESHRDWERFPKEKLRGIIKEAGIVGLGGAGFPTHVKLSPPEDKPIDTIILNGAECEPYLTADQRIMIERAKDITVGLKIIMKVLEAKKALIAIEINKPSVLSLMAKATKEEKNIKVIPLQTKYPQGGEKQLIKAVLSREVPSGGLPLDVGVVVQNAATTLAIMEAVILGKPLIDRIVTVTGLAIKEPQNLRVRIGTLFQNVIDACGGFDKEPGKIIMGGPMMGLSQKNTEVPVIKTTSGILVLPKKETRISSHRDCIRCGRCIEVCPMRLMPNMLSILVERGRFNEAKDYHLLDCIECGCCGYVCPSNRSLVHFIKLGKFKISKK
- a CDS encoding HepT-like ribonuclease domain-containing protein: MDNKIKTLKRYFNGKEEVLLAFIFGSRAKKTQNVSSDWDIAVYFNPYQDAEIETKNDYPLENKIWADIERVLCSDNVDLLILNRAKPSLVFSILNSGIPLVIKNRNLYLKLLIKTHYEAVDFWNFTKEFFEIGQRAKSLSEEDKSLLREHIRFLENEFEDLEELTKLTQNEYIQDRNKRRNIERWVENLVMSAIDISKIILASEKSNIPQTYKEVLLWLGLKFMDEEIANRFSEFAYLRNIVVHEYLDIKWERIKGFIKDARQILPVFIDEVKNRWLLGE